In one window of Bradyrhizobium diazoefficiens DNA:
- a CDS encoding acetoacetate decarboxylase family protein — translation MLKGFTVPKSPFGQAALNPPPPWHYSSDVVGVTFWTDPEATAATLPSGLSPDPKSNGHAVMMFLDWQFTAQNDEFLDPARYQYREAFVLLDAMYGDTPVMWCPYIYVDNDAALARGWTQGFPKKLGSIFQTRTFAAASRAAAPIEPGGRFGASLSAHGERLAEACITLRKPVENGLSLLTRPTVLLRYFPRLAAGHQDKPAVNELAMSITDNLTVAEAWVGDAELRLPEVHGEELHALAPKRIESGFRYSLSYSVTDLKILEDYTRK, via the coding sequence ATGCTCAAAGGCTTTACCGTCCCGAAATCGCCATTCGGCCAAGCCGCGCTGAATCCTCCGCCGCCGTGGCATTATTCCAGCGACGTAGTGGGCGTTACGTTCTGGACAGATCCTGAAGCGACGGCAGCGACACTTCCCAGTGGCCTGTCCCCGGACCCGAAGTCGAACGGCCACGCCGTCATGATGTTCCTGGACTGGCAGTTCACTGCGCAGAACGACGAGTTTCTCGATCCCGCACGCTACCAGTACCGCGAGGCATTCGTGCTGCTCGATGCGATGTACGGCGACACGCCGGTGATGTGGTGCCCCTACATCTACGTCGACAATGATGCCGCGCTGGCACGCGGCTGGACACAGGGCTTTCCGAAGAAGCTCGGCAGCATCTTCCAGACCCGCACATTCGCGGCGGCAAGTCGCGCCGCGGCGCCGATCGAGCCGGGCGGACGATTTGGTGCGAGCCTTTCGGCCCACGGCGAGCGCCTGGCTGAAGCCTGCATCACGCTGCGCAAGCCCGTCGAAAACGGATTGTCGCTCCTGACCCGACCGACGGTGCTGTTGCGATATTTCCCGCGGCTCGCGGCGGGACATCAGGACAAGCCGGCTGTCAATGAGCTCGCGATGTCGATCACCGACAATCTGACCGTCGCGGAAGCCTGGGTCGGCGACGCCGAGCTGCGGCTTCCCGAGGTGCACGGCGAGGAACTTCACGCCCTGGCACCGAAACGGATCGAGTCGGGCTTTCGCTACTCGTTGTCCTACTCCGTCACCGACCTGAAGATCCTCGAGGATTACACACGCAAGTAA
- the poxB gene encoding ubiquinone-dependent pyruvate dehydrogenase, whose amino-acid sequence MSRTASEYLVEALERTGVKRVYGVVGDSLNGFSDALRRRKSIAWIHMRHEEAAAFAAGAEAHLTGNLAVCAGSCGPGNLHLINGLFDCQRNGVPVLAIASHIPSSEIGIDYFQATHPESLFKECSHYVELVSSANQLPQILKRAIRIAVAKRGVAVVVLPGDVALTKIDADVPEWLVPAAPVVQPSASDVRELASFLNGSSRVTLFCGAGCAGAHAEVVELARRLKAPIVHAFRGKEHIEYDNPYDVGMTGLVGFASGYAAMKNCDALLMLGTDFPYRAFYPEHAKIAQVDIRPEALGNRCSLHLGLLGTVKDTLAAVLPAIKEKTDSSHLNDALIDYKKARKDLDALAESGPSSTVIHPQYVTRLVSELAADDAIFTCDVGTPIIWTARYLKVNGQRRIIGSFNHGSMANAMLQAIGAQVTYPNRQVISMSGDGGFSMMMGDFITLTQMGLPVKVIVLNNGTLGFVEMEMKASGFLDTGCDLKNPNFALMAEAVGVRGIRVEKPQELKSAIEIALAHPGPVLVDVVSARQELAMPPKTTADQALHFGMFMMKAVLDGRASQLIDLTKVNLAR is encoded by the coding sequence GTGAGCAGAACTGCATCCGAATATCTCGTCGAAGCGCTTGAAAGAACCGGCGTCAAACGCGTCTACGGCGTGGTCGGGGATTCCTTGAACGGTTTCTCAGACGCGTTGCGGAGGCGAAAGTCGATCGCCTGGATTCATATGCGCCATGAGGAGGCCGCCGCGTTTGCGGCCGGAGCCGAAGCGCATCTCACCGGAAATCTCGCCGTCTGTGCCGGCAGCTGCGGTCCCGGAAATTTGCATTTGATCAACGGCCTGTTTGACTGTCAGCGCAACGGCGTGCCGGTCCTGGCGATCGCTTCGCACATCCCCAGCAGCGAGATCGGAATCGACTACTTTCAGGCGACTCATCCGGAGAGCCTGTTCAAGGAGTGTAGCCACTATGTCGAGCTGGTCTCAAGCGCCAATCAGCTTCCCCAGATCCTCAAGCGCGCGATCCGGATCGCGGTCGCCAAGCGCGGTGTTGCGGTGGTCGTTCTGCCGGGCGACGTGGCGCTGACAAAAATCGACGCCGACGTTCCGGAGTGGCTGGTGCCCGCTGCGCCTGTTGTGCAGCCGAGTGCGTCCGATGTCAGGGAGCTGGCAAGCTTCCTCAACGGTTCGTCGCGGGTGACGCTGTTCTGCGGCGCGGGTTGCGCCGGCGCTCACGCGGAGGTCGTCGAGCTGGCGCGCCGGCTGAAGGCGCCGATCGTGCACGCGTTCCGGGGGAAGGAGCACATCGAGTACGATAACCCCTACGACGTCGGGATGACCGGTCTTGTCGGCTTTGCCTCAGGCTATGCGGCGATGAAGAACTGCGACGCGCTGCTCATGCTGGGGACGGACTTTCCCTATCGGGCGTTCTACCCGGAGCACGCCAAGATTGCGCAAGTGGACATCCGTCCGGAAGCGCTCGGCAATCGATGTTCGCTTCATCTGGGGTTGCTCGGAACCGTCAAGGATACCTTGGCTGCCGTGCTTCCGGCGATCAAGGAGAAGACGGACTCCAGCCATCTCAACGATGCGCTGATCGACTACAAGAAGGCGCGCAAGGATCTCGACGCCCTGGCGGAGAGCGGTCCTAGCAGCACCGTCATTCATCCCCAATATGTCACGCGGCTGGTCAGCGAGCTCGCGGCCGACGACGCCATATTCACCTGTGACGTCGGTACGCCGATCATCTGGACCGCGCGCTATCTCAAGGTCAACGGCCAGCGGCGGATCATCGGTTCGTTCAACCACGGATCGATGGCCAATGCGATGCTGCAGGCGATCGGTGCCCAGGTGACGTATCCCAACCGCCAGGTCATCTCGATGTCGGGCGACGGCGGTTTCAGCATGATGATGGGTGACTTCATCACCCTGACCCAGATGGGACTGCCGGTGAAGGTCATCGTTCTCAACAACGGCACGCTCGGCTTTGTCGAGATGGAGATGAAGGCCAGCGGCTTCCTGGATACAGGTTGCGACCTCAAGAACCCGAATTTTGCGCTGATGGCGGAAGCGGTAGGTGTTCGCGGCATCCGGGTCGAGAAGCCGCAGGAACTGAAGAGCGCCATCGAGATCGCGTTGGCGCATCCGGGCCCGGTGCTGGTCGATGTGGTGAGCGCGCGCCAGGAACTCGCCATGCCG
- a CDS encoding sensor histidine kinase: MMLTLLGAAVIFAIDTFAPLDVEIAVLYAVVVIASATFVDQRGILIVCSVCIAQTLVSYAIVHGDALESGPALRILVSLCAIGIATLSALRNRGAAENLSAQAALLDLTHDAIFVRDRNNAITYWNLGAEELYGWARKEALRRNADALLQTRHPPSTGAAEPRDDPDRWQGELVHTRRDGSEVVVASRWSVQRDERGRLLAIMETSSDVTEQKQAEDALHQARSQLEHVARVTALGELTASIAHEVNQPLAAVVTNGEACLRWLLRDEPDLVEVRVAVERMIGNSRRANDVIARLRAMARKTNPSHTALTLNDVVADVIPLVERELLNNNITLKLDLQAQTPTVMGDRIQLAQVVINLIVNAVQAMSEVEDRPKLLSIGSKVSSDGSQPRSAILEIADTGAGLGPESAKKLFTAFYTTKADGMGMGLSICRTIVESHGGSIVATSGERSGALFTIKLPVPL; the protein is encoded by the coding sequence ATGATGCTGACGCTGCTCGGGGCGGCTGTCATCTTTGCGATCGATACATTCGCGCCGCTCGACGTCGAGATCGCAGTGCTTTATGCGGTCGTGGTGATCGCGTCGGCGACCTTTGTCGATCAACGCGGAATCTTGATAGTGTGCAGCGTCTGCATCGCACAGACATTGGTGAGCTATGCGATCGTTCACGGGGATGCGCTCGAAAGCGGACCTGCACTGCGCATTCTGGTCAGTCTTTGTGCAATCGGAATCGCCACCCTCTCCGCGTTGCGAAATCGGGGCGCCGCTGAAAACCTGAGCGCCCAGGCGGCGTTGCTGGATCTCACCCACGACGCCATCTTTGTGCGCGACCGGAACAACGCCATTACCTACTGGAACCTCGGTGCTGAAGAGCTTTACGGCTGGGCCCGCAAAGAGGCCCTTCGGAGAAACGCTGACGCCCTCCTGCAGACCAGGCATCCGCCTTCGACCGGCGCGGCAGAGCCGCGCGACGATCCGGACCGTTGGCAGGGAGAGCTTGTCCACACAAGGCGCGACGGCAGCGAGGTCGTCGTCGCCAGCCGATGGTCGGTGCAACGCGACGAACGCGGCCGTCTGCTCGCGATCATGGAAACGAGCAGCGACGTCACGGAGCAGAAGCAGGCCGAAGATGCGCTGCATCAGGCCCGGAGCCAGCTCGAGCATGTCGCCCGCGTCACGGCCCTTGGCGAACTCACCGCCTCCATCGCCCACGAGGTCAACCAGCCGCTCGCGGCGGTCGTGACCAATGGTGAAGCCTGTCTAAGATGGCTGCTGCGGGACGAACCTGATCTTGTAGAGGTGCGCGTCGCCGTCGAGCGGATGATCGGCAACAGCCGTCGCGCCAACGATGTCATAGCCCGATTGCGCGCGATGGCACGCAAGACCAATCCGTCTCACACTGCCCTCACTCTCAACGACGTCGTCGCCGACGTGATTCCGCTGGTCGAGCGCGAGCTGCTCAACAACAACATCACGCTCAAACTCGATCTTCAGGCCCAAACTCCGACCGTGATGGGCGATCGGATCCAGCTGGCGCAGGTCGTGATCAATTTGATCGTCAACGCAGTTCAAGCGATGTCCGAGGTCGAGGACCGTCCGAAGTTGCTGTCTATCGGCTCGAAGGTCTCGTCTGACGGTTCGCAGCCGCGATCAGCAATTCTAGAGATCGCGGATACGGGTGCGGGGCTCGGTCCGGAAAGCGCCAAGAAGCTGTTCACGGCCTTCTATACGACGAAGGCCGATGGAATGGGCATGGGACTGTCGATCTGCCGCACCATTGTCGAGAGTCACGGCGGATCGATCGTAGCCACATCGGGCGAGCGTTCGGGCGCTTTGTTCACGATCAAACTTCCCGTGCCACTCTAG
- a CDS encoding acetoacetate decarboxylase family protein gives MLKGFTVPRTPRGAAALAPSPPWHFAGDVLAVEFWNDADAAADFLPSGIELHASRAGRSVALFVDCQFTAQGDEHLDPARYQCREFIVLLDALWQGSEIAWCPYAFADNDAVLAVGWIQGYPRKIGVVRQTRTFAAAGAASAVLVDGARLAASLSAHGQLLAQGRVTLRRKADHLVGLLDRPIVARRYFPRLCAGLHHKPAVDEIVRCKMDDLLTTNVWIGDGDLVFPEAHGEELEMLGPVKVGRGFRFSFSCAISDTEVLADLAAQDSR, from the coding sequence ATGCTGAAGGGCTTTACGGTCCCCCGGACGCCGCGGGGAGCGGCGGCCCTGGCGCCTTCGCCGCCGTGGCATTTCGCAGGAGATGTCCTGGCGGTCGAGTTCTGGAACGATGCCGATGCTGCGGCAGACTTCCTGCCCAGCGGCATCGAGCTTCACGCCAGCCGTGCCGGCCGTTCGGTCGCGCTCTTCGTTGACTGCCAATTCACCGCGCAAGGTGACGAGCACCTTGATCCTGCCCGCTATCAGTGCCGCGAGTTCATCGTGCTGCTCGACGCGCTTTGGCAGGGATCGGAAATAGCCTGGTGCCCGTACGCGTTTGCTGATAACGACGCCGTGCTCGCGGTTGGCTGGATCCAGGGCTATCCAAGAAAGATCGGCGTTGTGCGCCAGACGCGAACGTTCGCCGCAGCGGGCGCCGCTTCGGCGGTGCTGGTCGATGGTGCAAGGCTCGCGGCTTCTCTGTCTGCTCACGGACAATTGCTGGCGCAGGGCCGAGTTACGTTACGTAGGAAAGCAGATCATCTAGTTGGATTGCTCGATCGTCCAATTGTCGCACGACGCTATTTTCCCCGGCTTTGTGCCGGCCTTCATCACAAGCCGGCTGTCGACGAGATCGTTCGTTGCAAAATGGACGATCTCCTAACTACGAACGTGTGGATTGGCGACGGCGATCTCGTTTTTCCGGAGGCCCACGGCGAAGAGCTTGAGATGCTGGGCCCGGTCAAAGTCGGTCGTGGATTCCGCTTTTCGTTTTCATGCGCAATTTCCGACACGGAAGTTCTGGCGGACTTGGCGGCTCAAGACTCGCGCTAA